From Paraflavitalea devenefica, the proteins below share one genomic window:
- a CDS encoding RNA polymerase sigma factor gives MSIQSLHTEKQLLALVAEGDEVAFRELFNRYWDNIYSVALVLSKSAALAEDMVQDVFLKVWMKREELVTVEKIDSYLFIIARNHIFSELKKLKVRQDYIDQLKAYFSGRYLTPEDQLLYKESSGLIEKAVSRLPAQQEQVYRLIREKGYSHERVAAELGISHHTVRNHMIRALRSIREYLQDHATGILLPIALLQAFL, from the coding sequence GTGTCAATACAGTCATTACATACTGAAAAGCAACTGCTTGCCCTGGTGGCAGAGGGGGATGAAGTAGCTTTTCGGGAACTCTTCAACCGGTATTGGGATAACATCTACAGTGTAGCCCTCGTATTGTCCAAGTCGGCTGCCCTTGCCGAAGACATGGTGCAGGATGTATTCCTGAAAGTGTGGATGAAGCGGGAAGAGCTGGTTACGGTTGAAAAAATAGACAGCTATCTTTTTATCATAGCGCGCAACCATATCTTCTCTGAACTCAAAAAGCTGAAAGTACGGCAGGATTACATTGATCAGTTAAAAGCTTACTTCTCAGGCAGGTACCTCACACCCGAAGACCAGTTGTTGTACAAAGAGTCTTCCGGCCTCATCGAAAAAGCGGTCAGCCGCCTCCCTGCCCAGCAGGAGCAGGTCTATCGCCTCATCCGGGAGAAAGGTTATTCCCATGAACGCGTTGCTGCCGAATTAGGTATTTCCCACCACACCGTTCGCAACCACATGATCAGGGCATTGCGCAGTATCCGGGAGTACCTGCAGGACCATGCAACAGGCATCCTCCTGC